In Sutterella faecalis, a genomic segment contains:
- the carA gene encoding glutamine-hydrolyzing carbamoyl-phosphate synthase small subunit codes for MALIQRTRPEALLVLADGTVFHGEGIGASGMTTGEVVFNTSMTGYQEILTDPSYTGQLVTLTCAHIGNVGVNPEDMESRSIHAAGLIVKAAADFPSSWRAKQSLPEALKEAGVKAISGIDTRALTIHLRETGAQPGAILTAEPGRELSDEDVARVLAAARSWGSMAGQDLAQTVTTKEAYEWTEGSWEPSREGEPAGFRQPVAFPYHVVAYDFGIKTNILRLLADRGIRVTVVPAKTSFEDAMAYEPDGIFLSNGPGDPAPCTYAIEVAKKAIEAKVPLFGICLGHQIMGLAVGAKTLKMKFGHHGANHPVENVATKRVAITSQNHGFAVDAETLPENARVTHRSLFDGSLQGFELVGQPAFCFQGHPEASPGPHDLDPLFEKFAKSLAEYRRR; via the coding sequence GTGGCACTTATTCAAAGAACCCGGCCTGAAGCTCTGCTCGTCCTCGCCGACGGCACCGTCTTTCACGGCGAAGGCATCGGCGCGAGCGGCATGACGACCGGCGAAGTCGTCTTCAATACTTCCATGACCGGTTATCAGGAAATCCTGACGGATCCGTCCTATACCGGACAGCTGGTGACGCTTACCTGCGCGCATATCGGCAACGTCGGCGTCAACCCTGAGGACATGGAAAGCCGCTCGATTCATGCGGCCGGCCTCATCGTCAAGGCTGCGGCTGACTTCCCGAGCAGCTGGCGCGCGAAGCAGTCTCTCCCGGAAGCACTGAAGGAAGCGGGCGTCAAGGCCATCAGCGGCATCGATACCCGTGCGCTCACGATTCACCTGAGGGAAACGGGCGCGCAGCCCGGCGCCATCCTCACGGCTGAACCGGGCAGGGAGCTTTCGGACGAAGACGTCGCCCGGGTGCTCGCCGCCGCGAGGAGCTGGGGCTCCATGGCGGGACAGGACCTCGCTCAGACGGTGACCACGAAGGAAGCCTACGAATGGACCGAAGGGAGCTGGGAGCCCTCGCGAGAGGGCGAGCCCGCCGGGTTCCGCCAGCCCGTGGCGTTCCCGTACCACGTCGTTGCCTACGACTTCGGCATCAAGACCAACATTCTGAGGCTCCTCGCCGACCGCGGCATCCGCGTGACGGTCGTTCCCGCGAAGACCTCGTTTGAGGACGCGATGGCGTACGAACCCGACGGCATCTTCCTCTCGAACGGTCCGGGCGACCCCGCTCCCTGCACGTATGCGATCGAGGTGGCGAAGAAGGCGATCGAGGCGAAGGTTCCGCTCTTCGGCATCTGCCTCGGCCACCAGATCATGGGCCTTGCCGTGGGAGCGAAGACCCTCAAGATGAAGTTCGGCCACCATGGCGCCAACCACCCGGTTGAGAACGTCGCGACGAAGCGCGTCGCCATTACGAGTCAGAACCATGGCTTTGCCGTGGATGCGGAGACTTTGCCTGAGAACGCGCGCGTGACGCACCGTTCGCTTTTTGACGGGTCGCTTCAGGGCTTTGAGCTTGTCGGTCAGCCCGCCTTCTGCTTCCAGGGCCACCCGGAAGCAAGCCCCGGACCGCACGATCTCGATCCGCTCTTTGAGAAGTTCGCCAAGAGCCTTGCCGAATACCGCCGGCGCTGA
- a CDS encoding DMT family transporter, with the protein MSSSVLILLSAFFGACETALIRSIGTTHDFLELMTAQYLGVSALCTFWMLKTRTPFLTSCWRLHLTRGCTGLCASVSAIILAQEIPVCAAECMLYTSPFFILLIMWVMKWDRKVSFLTLAAILAVGFGGSILALNPTADGLTLRHLILGGILGLAAACSTLLLRAVGKREEPVVRTTFYLSTFCFLAGVAGGYFYRGEVDGLICTEPKVLLIGLLVLIVQLCRAGGWKYGNWFVNSVFYFSGIPFAALLGLVFFNESLSAEAFIGIVLIIGASAAATMIERRRTQKNTSSAA; encoded by the coding sequence ATGAGTTCAAGCGTTCTCATTCTGCTCTCTGCCTTCTTCGGCGCCTGTGAAACGGCATTGATCCGCAGCATCGGCACGACGCATGATTTCCTTGAACTCATGACGGCGCAGTATCTGGGCGTGAGCGCGCTCTGCACCTTCTGGATGCTCAAAACCCGGACGCCTTTTCTGACGTCCTGCTGGCGGCTTCATCTCACGCGCGGCTGCACGGGGCTCTGCGCTTCCGTTTCGGCAATCATCCTCGCGCAGGAGATTCCGGTCTGCGCGGCTGAATGCATGCTCTATACGTCTCCTTTCTTCATCCTTCTCATCATGTGGGTGATGAAGTGGGATCGGAAAGTGAGCTTTCTCACGCTTGCCGCAATTCTTGCGGTGGGGTTCGGCGGCTCTATTCTTGCGCTTAATCCGACCGCGGACGGGCTGACGCTGCGCCATCTGATCCTGGGCGGCATTCTGGGACTCGCCGCCGCCTGCTCAACGCTTCTCCTGCGCGCCGTCGGGAAGCGGGAGGAGCCGGTCGTGCGCACGACCTTCTACCTTTCAACCTTTTGCTTTCTTGCCGGGGTCGCCGGCGGGTATTTCTATCGGGGGGAGGTCGATGGGCTCATCTGTACGGAGCCGAAGGTGCTTCTCATCGGGCTTCTTGTGCTCATCGTGCAGCTCTGCCGCGCAGGCGGCTGGAAGTACGGGAACTGGTTCGTCAATTCCGTCTTCTACTTCTCAGGCATCCCCTTCGCCGCGCTTCTCGGACTTGTTTTCTTTAATGAAAGCCTCTCGGCTGAAGCCTTCATCGGGATCGTGCTCATCATCGGAGCATCGGCTGCCGCCACGATGATCGAGCGCCGGAGGACGCAGAAAAACACATCTTCTGCCGCGTAG
- a CDS encoding M20/M25/M40 family metallo-hydrolase yields the protein MKTENIPPISAQAENALRTIAGLPEVRKALQSIHDRTDQAIRLQVELCEIPAPTFREEVRAKRIVELMHECGLEDVSIDGIGNVVGRWQGTDPQGPLLAIGAHMDTVFPEGTDVTVRQEGNRYYGPGIGDNCAGLRAVLETLRAMKAAGIRTKGSILFMGTVGEEGLGDIRGSKYLFDKSGLPVDGLLAVDNTDVGRILYGAIGSHRWRFTVKGPGGHSYGAFGATPSAIHAICIAGAKVAYLKAPQDPKTTFTIGTIKGGTSVNTIAAECSVDVDIRSLAMEPMLALEKEIRGAFAAGVEEENRIWGITDPEKQLRLVEEMIGDRPAGLRPHDCPVLQASRAAQAELGIPLTNYGFSSTDANKPMSMGIPSTCLSAGGKQMRTHTVHEYFDAVDIHLGPQLIMLSALALVGTDATNPMLPVREHSKV from the coding sequence ATGAAGACAGAAAATATTCCTCCGATTTCGGCCCAGGCCGAAAATGCGCTCCGCACCATTGCGGGACTCCCCGAAGTCAGAAAGGCGCTGCAAAGCATTCATGACCGGACGGATCAAGCGATCCGGCTCCAGGTCGAGCTCTGCGAAATTCCGGCTCCCACCTTCAGGGAGGAAGTGCGGGCGAAGCGCATCGTCGAACTCATGCACGAATGCGGGCTCGAGGATGTTTCGATCGACGGGATCGGAAACGTCGTCGGCCGCTGGCAGGGAACGGACCCGCAGGGGCCGCTCCTCGCGATCGGCGCTCACATGGATACGGTGTTCCCGGAAGGCACCGACGTCACGGTCCGGCAGGAAGGAAACCGCTATTACGGCCCCGGCATCGGCGACAACTGCGCGGGACTGCGCGCGGTTCTTGAGACGCTCCGCGCCATGAAGGCGGCCGGCATCCGCACGAAAGGGAGCATCCTCTTCATGGGCACCGTGGGCGAGGAAGGCCTGGGCGACATCCGGGGTTCCAAGTACCTCTTCGACAAATCGGGACTTCCCGTCGACGGGCTCCTTGCCGTCGACAACACGGACGTGGGCCGCATTCTTTACGGCGCCATCGGCTCGCATCGCTGGCGCTTCACGGTGAAGGGCCCCGGCGGCCACAGCTACGGCGCCTTCGGCGCCACGCCGAGCGCCATTCACGCGATCTGCATTGCGGGCGCAAAGGTCGCCTACCTCAAGGCCCCGCAGGACCCGAAAACGACCTTCACGATCGGCACGATCAAGGGCGGCACATCCGTCAACACCATCGCCGCGGAATGCTCCGTCGACGTCGACATCCGCAGCCTCGCAATGGAGCCGATGCTCGCGCTCGAAAAGGAAATCCGCGGGGCGTTCGCCGCCGGCGTTGAGGAAGAAAACCGCATCTGGGGAATTACCGATCCTGAGAAGCAGCTCCGCCTCGTCGAAGAGATGATCGGCGACCGTCCGGCGGGCCTGCGCCCCCACGACTGCCCGGTGCTTCAGGCCTCGCGCGCCGCGCAGGCCGAGCTCGGGATTCCGCTCACCAACTACGGCTTCTCGTCAACCGACGCCAACAAGCCCATGAGCATGGGCATTCCCTCCACCTGCCTCTCCGCAGGCGGCAAGCAGATGCGCACGCACACGGTTCATGAATACTTCGACGCCGTCGACATCCATCTCGGACCGCAGCTCATCATGCTCTCTGCGCTCGCGCTCGTCGGCACGGACGCGACCAACCCGATGCTCCCGGTAAGGGAGCATTCGAAGGTCTAA
- the ccmI gene encoding c-type cytochrome biogenesis protein CcmI, whose translation MKYEIIFCVVAILLMAGVIGLFAWRLLSGKSNKEGEWTRTAENIASLRDEYDHLVELRKAGRIADKDFFEREDELALRVIDETAPETAEKHRNVEHFPLVTAAALAVIIPATSIGAYLWYGDFSSLDEKAIEQIRTTREQARSERNMTETVASLEASVEKNRDNLEAWEILAEQYNATGNLSQAELAYENVTRLSPKNANAWAELADIKIALDPSSLVKAGALAQKALEIDPWHQKALMIGAAAAFEAGDYKNSAIYFNRLLTQIPEGNEVHDALAQQLQMTLDAGGLKSVPPDPAGKKPESDLDKMLKMGGGMSAAPEMGEDGVGLNPLKR comes from the coding sequence ATGAAGTACGAAATTATTTTCTGCGTTGTCGCCATCCTCCTGATGGCGGGCGTGATCGGCCTCTTTGCCTGGCGGCTTCTTTCGGGGAAGTCGAACAAGGAAGGCGAATGGACGCGTACGGCTGAAAACATCGCAAGTCTGCGGGATGAATACGATCACCTCGTGGAGCTCAGGAAAGCCGGCCGCATTGCCGACAAGGACTTCTTCGAGCGCGAGGATGAGCTTGCGCTTCGCGTGATCGACGAGACCGCTCCCGAGACGGCGGAGAAGCACCGCAATGTCGAGCATTTCCCGCTCGTGACGGCGGCGGCGCTTGCGGTCATCATTCCGGCGACCTCCATCGGCGCCTACCTCTGGTACGGCGATTTCTCATCGCTGGATGAAAAGGCGATCGAGCAGATCCGCACGACCCGCGAGCAGGCGAGGTCGGAGCGCAATATGACGGAGACGGTGGCGTCTCTCGAAGCCTCCGTGGAAAAGAACCGCGACAACCTGGAAGCCTGGGAGATTCTCGCCGAGCAGTACAACGCCACGGGGAACCTCTCGCAGGCGGAGCTCGCTTACGAAAACGTGACCCGGCTTTCGCCAAAGAATGCCAACGCGTGGGCCGAGCTCGCCGACATCAAGATTGCGCTCGATCCGTCAAGCCTCGTGAAGGCGGGAGCGCTCGCTCAAAAGGCGCTTGAAATCGATCCCTGGCACCAGAAGGCGCTCATGATCGGCGCGGCGGCAGCGTTTGAAGCGGGCGACTACAAAAATTCCGCGATCTACTTCAACCGACTGCTCACGCAGATCCCGGAAGGAAACGAAGTCCATGACGCGCTCGCGCAGCAGCTCCAGATGACGCTCGACGCGGGCGGGCTCAAATCCGTTCCGCCGGATCCGGCAGGAAAGAAGCCCGAGAGCGACCTCGACAAGATGCTCAAGATGGGCGGCGGCATGTCGGCCGCGCCTGAAATGGGCGAGGACGGCGTGGGATTGAATCCCCTGAAGCGCTGA
- a CDS encoding cytochrome c-type biogenesis protein translates to MTMNTFKGTILALGLALLSATALEAAAAENAAPQMGSVTATEKSRSAQAFMDAAGMAASGGAPSVDLQSLKPSEARPSEFDPKANPRVYEISTQLRCLVCANETIAESNAQLAIDLRREVAEQVKAGKTDDEIIDFMVDRYGDYVLFKPPFKAKTWLLWLGPGVFFLLALWGMTRIVVTRRAQALQRRREATPEAVERAKKILRGELIFEKGEVKPNPNYRPEI, encoded by the coding sequence ATGACCATGAATACTTTCAAGGGAACCATCCTTGCGCTTGGGCTCGCGCTCCTTTCAGCGACGGCGCTTGAGGCCGCTGCCGCGGAAAATGCCGCTCCGCAGATGGGGTCGGTGACCGCAACAGAAAAGTCCCGTTCGGCCCAGGCCTTCATGGATGCGGCCGGGATGGCCGCTTCGGGCGGAGCTCCCTCCGTGGATCTTCAGAGCCTGAAGCCCTCCGAGGCGAGGCCCTCGGAATTCGATCCGAAGGCGAACCCGCGCGTTTATGAAATCAGCACGCAGCTGAGGTGCCTCGTCTGCGCGAACGAAACGATTGCCGAATCGAATGCGCAGCTCGCCATCGACCTGAGGCGCGAAGTCGCCGAACAGGTGAAGGCCGGGAAGACCGATGACGAGATCATCGACTTCATGGTCGACCGCTACGGCGACTACGTGCTCTTCAAGCCCCCCTTCAAGGCGAAGACGTGGCTCCTCTGGCTGGGGCCCGGCGTCTTCTTCCTCCTTGCCCTCTGGGGCATGACGCGCATCGTCGTCACCCGCCGGGCGCAGGCCCTTCAGCGCCGCCGCGAAGCGACGCCGGAGGCGGTTGAGCGCGCGAAGAAAATCCTTCGGGGCGAACTCATCTTCGAGAAGGGCGAAGTGAAGCCCAACCCGAACTATCGACCCGAAATCTGA
- a CDS encoding heme lyase CcmF/NrfE family subunit, producing the protein MTAEIGHFALILALVISAVGGLLTLAGAQLDVRSWMRTGAAAAIALALAATLSIGSLAYAFVTSDFSILNVAKNSNDALPWFYKLAAVWGSHEGSILFWVSTLTWWILAVALSARKLPEKVLARILGTLFLISFGLYLFILTTSNPFLRLFPPAPQGADLNPLLQDPGMIFHPPLLYLGYVGFAVPFAFAVAALLGGRLDIAWARWMRPWTTASWVLLTLGISLGSYWSYYELGWGGWWAWDPVENSSFMPWLTGTALMHSLAVTEKRGAFKIWTVFLAILTFSLSLLGTFLVRSGVLTSVHAFASDPTRGMFILVFLCIVIGVSFLLFASKASSVGSISTFGWMSRESLLMGNNLLLVVGMAIVLLGTLYPLFLDAVGGGRITVGGPYFDAVFGSSMVPLSLLLPIGAVCAWRMQDPKKLGRMLAPAFAASVILGIATPFMLGNWDAVMALAAFLACWILFGAVTDWVRYARTARAQKRSVFGQTLPWWGMHLAHLGLAMLIFGAVAVSEYQVERNVTMNPKDVVTVRDVTFQYNGWVEYRGPNYTAAKGSISVLDASTGKEIALLEPEKRNYDSVTSMSMTEAAIIHRPHEDVYVSLATPTQDGNGWVVRAYVKPFVLLIWIGTLFMAAGGILAMFDRRRRTDEKKGA; encoded by the coding sequence GTGACAGCAGAGATCGGGCATTTTGCCCTTATCCTGGCGCTTGTCATCAGTGCCGTAGGGGGCCTCCTGACGCTGGCGGGCGCGCAGCTTGACGTAAGAAGCTGGATGCGCACCGGTGCGGCGGCAGCCATTGCGCTCGCCCTCGCAGCGACCCTTTCGATCGGTTCGCTTGCCTACGCATTCGTGACGAGCGATTTTTCGATCCTCAACGTAGCGAAGAATTCCAACGACGCGCTGCCGTGGTTCTATAAGCTCGCCGCCGTCTGGGGCTCGCACGAGGGCTCGATTCTCTTCTGGGTGTCCACGCTCACCTGGTGGATTCTCGCCGTCGCGCTTTCAGCAAGAAAGCTCCCCGAAAAGGTGCTCGCGCGCATTCTGGGCACGCTCTTTCTCATCTCGTTCGGGCTCTATCTCTTCATCCTCACGACCTCGAACCCGTTCCTGAGGCTCTTTCCGCCCGCGCCTCAGGGTGCGGACCTGAATCCGCTCCTCCAGGACCCGGGGATGATCTTCCATCCGCCGCTCCTTTACTTAGGGTACGTCGGCTTCGCCGTTCCCTTCGCCTTTGCGGTGGCGGCGCTCCTCGGCGGGCGGCTTGACATCGCCTGGGCGCGCTGGATGCGTCCCTGGACGACCGCTTCCTGGGTGCTTCTCACGCTCGGCATCAGCCTCGGCTCCTACTGGAGCTACTACGAACTCGGCTGGGGCGGCTGGTGGGCCTGGGACCCGGTGGAGAATTCGTCCTTCATGCCGTGGCTTACCGGCACGGCGCTCATGCATTCGCTCGCCGTCACGGAAAAGCGCGGCGCCTTCAAGATCTGGACGGTCTTCCTCGCGATCCTCACCTTTTCGCTTTCGCTTCTCGGCACCTTCCTCGTGCGTTCGGGCGTTCTCACGTCGGTTCACGCCTTTGCGTCCGACCCAACCCGCGGCATGTTCATTCTCGTCTTCCTCTGCATCGTGATCGGGGTGTCGTTCCTCCTCTTTGCGTCGAAGGCGAGTTCGGTCGGGAGCATTTCAACCTTCGGCTGGATGTCGCGCGAGTCGCTCCTCATGGGGAATAACCTTCTCCTCGTGGTCGGAATGGCGATCGTGCTCCTCGGGACCCTTTATCCGCTCTTCCTCGATGCGGTCGGCGGGGGCAGGATTACCGTGGGCGGGCCTTACTTTGACGCCGTCTTCGGAAGCTCCATGGTGCCCTTGTCGCTGCTCCTCCCGATCGGCGCCGTCTGCGCCTGGCGCATGCAGGATCCGAAGAAGCTCGGCCGGATGCTTGCGCCAGCTTTTGCGGCTTCCGTCATTCTCGGCATCGCGACGCCCTTCATGCTGGGCAATTGGGATGCCGTCATGGCGCTCGCGGCCTTCCTTGCCTGCTGGATTCTCTTCGGCGCCGTCACCGACTGGGTGCGCTACGCCCGCACGGCGCGCGCGCAGAAGCGGAGCGTCTTCGGACAGACTTTGCCTTGGTGGGGCATGCATCTTGCGCACCTCGGCCTCGCCATGCTGATCTTCGGCGCGGTAGCGGTCTCGGAATATCAGGTTGAGCGCAATGTGACCATGAACCCGAAGGATGTGGTCACGGTGCGCGACGTCACCTTCCAGTACAACGGCTGGGTGGAATACCGCGGTCCCAACTACACGGCCGCCAAGGGCTCGATCTCGGTGCTCGACGCTTCTACTGGGAAGGAAATCGCGCTTTTGGAACCTGAAAAGCGCAACTACGACTCCGTTACCTCGATGTCGATGACGGAAGCCGCCATCATCCACCGTCCGCATGAAGACGTCTACGTGTCGCTCGCGACCCCGACGCAGGACGGCAACGGCTGGGTCGTGCGCGCCTACGTGAAGCCTTTCGTGCTCCTCATCTGGATCGGCACGCTCTTCATGGCCGCGGGCGGCATCCTCGCGATGTTCGACCGCCGCCGCAGAACCGACGAAAAGAAGGGAGCCTGA
- a CDS encoding peptidylprolyl isomerase, which produces MMKTTIAAALALALASGAAMAEFKDFTVNGQLVTKAQQEALASEAISSNPNPHEMISNPQIEDQVRQMMIEQVVMGEYARKQGIDKLPEVQADVARATNMVLENHAVREFLKKNPVTEKEIEAQYKQEADRWGDKEVRVRHILVKSADEAKKIIAEINKGASFAKIAAEKSLDDGSKDVGGILDWQSPSVYTGQLAEAIRGLKKGEMAKEPVQSPAGFHVVKVEDERPAQLFPKFEDRKEELRHLLMQRKVQQFIHEQILRADVKDVAAK; this is translated from the coding sequence ATGATGAAGACTACGATCGCCGCTGCGCTCGCCCTCGCTCTTGCCTCCGGCGCCGCCATGGCCGAATTCAAGGACTTCACGGTCAACGGCCAGCTCGTCACCAAGGCCCAGCAGGAAGCGCTTGCGAGCGAAGCCATCTCGAGCAATCCCAATCCGCATGAAATGATCTCGAACCCGCAGATCGAGGATCAGGTCCGCCAGATGATGATCGAGCAGGTCGTCATGGGCGAATATGCCCGCAAGCAGGGCATCGACAAGCTCCCCGAAGTGCAGGCCGACGTTGCCCGCGCGACCAACATGGTTCTTGAGAACCATGCCGTGCGCGAATTCCTGAAGAAGAACCCGGTTACCGAAAAGGAAATCGAGGCTCAGTACAAGCAGGAAGCCGACCGCTGGGGCGACAAGGAAGTCCGCGTCCGCCACATCCTCGTGAAGTCGGCCGACGAAGCGAAGAAGATCATCGCCGAAATCAATAAGGGCGCTTCCTTTGCGAAGATCGCCGCCGAGAAGTCCCTTGACGACGGTTCCAAGGACGTTGGCGGCATCCTCGACTGGCAGTCTCCCTCCGTCTACACGGGCCAGCTCGCCGAAGCGATCCGCGGCCTGAAGAAGGGCGAAATGGCGAAGGAACCCGTGCAGTCGCCTGCCGGCTTTCACGTCGTCAAGGTTGAGGACGAGCGTCCCGCCCAGCTCTTCCCGAAGTTTGAAGACCGCAAGGAAGAGCTCCGCCACCTCCTCATGCAGCGCAAGGTTCAGCAGTTCATTCATGAACAGATCCTTCGCGCCGACGTGAAGGACGTTGCCGCCAAGTAA
- a CDS encoding amidohydrolase yields MPSARNQTIQTAALQAGAQGRTRSRRAQTLPREASRSESKAEEAPKASVSDLMDRPHLLPGWIDPVEPADLVAARRDIHRTPEPGWSEFIATARLAEAFRSAGFSITYGPQFISPQFVRGRDPEEVEKGRRFALEVGVPPEEIRRIGDYPGLLAAWDTGRPGRTIAIRIELDALAVEEPESPAHLPFREGFASVRHGVMHACGHDGHQAAAIALARFIAANADRLAGKIIFICQPAEEGSRGAYPILQSGVLHGVDTIFCAHIAPELEVGEVVAEPTKLLSTTKIDFEFTGRAAHAGAHPQAGRNALLAAANAAINIMALPRHEDGMTRVNVGQLHAGEGRNIVPSHAWMEVEVRGENAAVNRDLAADALLRAQGAAMGYGVECRQKIVGEAIDFVPDPAISQLITVCARRARGCVKVVPYWPVNSSDDGTLLMRSVQDAGGKAGYFIVGGAFAGNAVKPAVDFDERALVTLYDTWTNLIVALLGNWR; encoded by the coding sequence ATGCCCTCAGCCCGAAATCAGACAATTCAGACGGCGGCCCTTCAGGCCGGCGCTCAGGGGCGCACGCGATCCCGGCGCGCCCAGACGCTTCCGAGAGAAGCGTCCCGCAGCGAATCCAAAGCAGAGGAAGCGCCGAAAGCGAGCGTTTCCGATCTGATGGATCGCCCGCACCTGCTCCCGGGGTGGATCGATCCGGTTGAGCCCGCAGATCTCGTCGCCGCACGGCGCGACATTCACCGCACGCCCGAACCGGGCTGGAGCGAATTCATCGCGACGGCGCGGCTCGCGGAAGCCTTTCGCAGCGCGGGCTTCTCGATTACGTACGGACCTCAATTCATCTCGCCTCAGTTCGTAAGAGGCCGGGACCCTGAAGAAGTCGAAAAGGGACGCCGCTTTGCACTCGAGGTGGGCGTCCCGCCCGAGGAAATACGCCGCATCGGCGACTATCCGGGGCTCCTTGCCGCCTGGGATACCGGACGGCCCGGGCGTACGATCGCCATTCGCATCGAACTCGATGCGCTGGCCGTTGAGGAACCTGAAAGTCCGGCGCATCTGCCTTTCCGCGAGGGGTTTGCCTCGGTGAGGCACGGCGTCATGCATGCCTGCGGCCACGACGGTCATCAGGCCGCGGCGATTGCGCTTGCGCGCTTTATTGCCGCCAATGCCGATCGTCTTGCCGGGAAAATCATCTTCATCTGCCAGCCGGCCGAGGAAGGATCGCGCGGCGCCTATCCGATTCTGCAGTCGGGCGTGCTTCACGGCGTCGACACGATTTTCTGCGCTCATATTGCGCCCGAACTCGAGGTTGGTGAAGTCGTGGCGGAACCCACGAAGCTTCTTTCGACCACGAAGATCGACTTTGAATTCACGGGCCGCGCGGCCCACGCGGGCGCTCATCCTCAGGCAGGCCGCAATGCGCTCCTTGCAGCCGCAAATGCCGCCATCAACATCATGGCGTTGCCGCGGCACGAGGACGGCATGACGCGCGTCAACGTCGGTCAGCTCCACGCGGGCGAGGGCAGAAACATTGTTCCTTCGCACGCCTGGATGGAGGTCGAGGTGCGCGGCGAAAACGCCGCCGTCAACCGCGACCTCGCGGCCGACGCGCTCCTGCGCGCTCAGGGAGCCGCAATGGGCTACGGCGTCGAATGCCGGCAGAAGATTGTCGGGGAAGCGATCGACTTCGTGCCAGATCCGGCGATTTCTCAGCTCATCACCGTCTGCGCGAGAAGAGCGAGAGGGTGCGTGAAGGTCGTTCCCTACTGGCCCGTCAACAGCTCCGACGACGGCACGCTCCTCATGCGTTCCGTCCAGGATGCGGGAGGAAAGGCCGGCTACTTCATCGTGGGCGGCGCCTTTGCGGGAAATGCCGTCAAGCCCGCAGTTGATTTTGATGAACGCGCGCTTGTGACCCTCTACGACACGTGGACCAATCTCATCGTGGCGCTTCTCGGCAACTGGCGCTGA
- a CDS encoding endonuclease, with product MPLLKKTAFGLILAFAAGLAAAAGNTQIESFNQAKKTLEREVYQDHRITFYCQAPFDSRKNITLPAGFTTPKHEKRAHRIEWEHVVPAENFGRAFSEWRDGADVCVDNKGRNFKGRKCAEKANREYRLMQSDLYNLYPAIGAVNALRSNYNYALLPDVPPTFGSCPMKVSGNRAEPPEYTRGAIARTTLYMAESYPKYRLSSQQRQLMEAWNRMYKPDEWECLRAKRIERIQGNENHFVTEACRAAGIRQ from the coding sequence ATGCCGCTTCTAAAGAAAACCGCGTTCGGCCTTATTCTTGCCTTTGCTGCGGGACTTGCCGCCGCAGCCGGGAATACGCAGATCGAATCCTTCAATCAGGCAAAGAAGACGCTCGAGCGCGAGGTCTATCAGGACCACCGCATCACGTTCTACTGCCAGGCGCCCTTCGACAGCCGGAAGAACATCACGCTTCCCGCGGGCTTCACGACCCCGAAGCACGAAAAGCGCGCCCACCGCATTGAGTGGGAGCACGTGGTTCCGGCCGAAAACTTCGGGCGCGCCTTCAGCGAATGGCGCGACGGCGCTGATGTCTGCGTCGACAACAAGGGCAGGAACTTCAAGGGCAGAAAGTGCGCGGAAAAGGCGAATCGCGAATACCGCCTGATGCAGAGCGACCTCTACAACCTCTATCCGGCAATCGGCGCCGTGAATGCGCTCCGTTCCAACTACAACTATGCGCTGCTGCCGGACGTTCCCCCGACCTTCGGCTCCTGCCCGATGAAGGTCTCCGGCAACCGTGCGGAACCCCCGGAATACACCCGCGGTGCGATCGCTCGTACGACGCTCTACATGGCGGAGAGTTATCCCAAATACAGGCTCTCGAGCCAGCAGCGCCAGCTGATGGAAGCCTGGAACCGCATGTACAAGCCCGATGAGTGGGAGTGCCTGCGCGCGAAGCGCATCGAGCGCATTCAGGGGAACGAAAATCATTTCGTGACGGAAGCCTGTCGCGCGGCCGGAATCCGTCAATAA